The following are encoded in a window of Callithrix jacchus isolate 240 chromosome 9, calJac240_pri, whole genome shotgun sequence genomic DNA:
- the PEBP1 gene encoding phosphatidylethanolamine-binding protein 1, translating into MPVDLSKWSGPLSLQEVDEQPQHPLHVTYGGAAVDELGKVLTPTQVKNRPTSISWDGLDSGKLYTLVLTDPDAPSRKDPKYREWHHFLVVNMKGNDISSGTVLSDYVGSGPPKGTGLHRYVWLVYEQDRPLKCDEPILSNRSGDHRGKFKVASFRKKYQLRAPVAGTCYQAEWDDYVPKLYEQLSGK; encoded by the exons ATGCCGGTGGACCTCAGCAAGTGGTCCGGGCCTTTGAGCCTGCAGGAAGTGGACGAGCAGCCGCAGCACCCGCTGCATGTCACCTACGGCGGGGCGGCGGTGGACGAGCTGGGCAAAGTGCTGACGCCCACCCAG GTCAAGAACAGACCCACCAGCATTTCGTGGGATGGTCTTGATTCAGGGAAGCTCTACACCTTGGTCCTGACAGATCCAGATGCTCCCAGCAGGAAGGATCCCAAGTACAG AGAATGGCATCATTTCCTGGTGGTCAACATGAAGGGCAATGACATCAGCAGTGGCACAGTCCTCTCCGATTACGTGGGCTCGGGGCCTCCCAAGGGCACAG GCCTCCACCGCTATGTCTGGCTGGTTTACGAGCAGGACAGGCCGCTGAAGTGTGACGAGCCCATTCTCAGCAACCGATCTGGAGACCACCGTGGCAAATTCAAGGTGGCATCCTTCCGTAAAAAGTACCAGCTCAGGGCCCCCGTGGCCGGCACGTGTTACCAGGCCGAGTGGGATGACTACGTGCCCAAACTGTACGAGCAGCTGTCTGGGAAGTAG